From Candidatus Acidulodesulfobacterium acidiphilum, the proteins below share one genomic window:
- a CDS encoding lytic transglycosylase domain-containing protein yields the protein MRKLSFLLILSVLFLSVSTACAQSYCFNRAAFKYGLPVSLIKAVAYTESGFNPQAVDYDNNGTYDYGVMQINTIWYKQLKPYWNNLADPCYNVMVGSWILYRCVTRFGGIKKGLACYNSGSPDVNADKSYVYKVLASERKF from the coding sequence ATGCGTAAGTTATCATTTTTATTAATTTTATCCGTATTATTTTTATCGGTTTCTACCGCCTGCGCCCAAAGCTATTGCTTTAACCGCGCCGCTTTTAAATACGGTTTGCCGGTATCGTTAATTAAGGCGGTAGCCTATACCGAAAGCGGGTTTAATCCTCAGGCGGTAGATTATGACAATAACGGAACTTACGATTACGGCGTAATGCAGATAAATACTATCTGGTATAAGCAGTTAAAGCCGTATTGGAATAATTTAGCCGATCCTTGCTATAACGTTATGGTAGGTTCTTGGATATTATACCGCTGCGTAACGAGATTCGGCGGTATTAAAAAAGGTTTAGCTTGTTATAATTCGGGTTCGCCGGACGTCAATGCGGATAAAAGTTATGTTTATAAGGTATTGGCGTCTGAAAGAAAATTTTAA